The following is a genomic window from Nocardioides thalensis.
CCGCGTCCTCGACGGACACGTCCCGGTGTGGAAGGGCCTGCGGATCGCCGACTGCACCCGCGACCTGAACCCCGACGCCGTCACTTATGTGGACCAGCACCTGGCGAGATTCACCGACGGGCCGGTGGTTGAGGTGCGAGGCCGCCCGCGGCCGAGCCTCGAAACCTCCGGCCCCTACTGAGGCCACAGGTCGATGCCCTGGGCCTATCTGCTCGAGTGCGATGACGGCACCTACTACGCCGGCAGCACCGTCGATCTCGACGCACGGATATGGCAGCACAACCACGACGACGACCTCGGCGCGGCCTACACGCGATCGCGACGCCCAGTGGTGTTGGTGTGGAGCGGCTGGTTCGACCGCATCGAGGACGCTTACGCCTTCGAGAAACAGATCCAGGGCTGGAACCGCCGCAAACGACAAGCCCTCATCAACAACGAGTGGCACCAGCTCCCAGCGCTCTCCCGCCGCTCCGCTGTACAACGCCGCGACGCCGAGGCCGACCACCCCGACCCGCCATCCCGCTGAGGCCGGAGGTTTCGAGGCTCGGCCGCGGGCGGCCTCGCACCTCAACCACCGGCAACGCCCGTCACCGCGGAGCAGATCCGCGGATGGTGCGCTGCCGCGGGCACCATCATCGTCCGGCCCGTCCTCGACGTCGCCGGCCACGAACCCACCGGCGCCTACGAGATCGCCGAACGCCAAGCCCGCCAAGTCCTGCTCCGCGACCAGACCTGCGTGTACCCGCACTGCAATCGTCCCGCCGAGGCCTGCGACCTGGACCACGTGATCCCCCACGCCAAGGGCGGCGTGACCTGCCCGTGCAACCTCGCTCCGGTCTGCCGCGGACACCACCGCTTGAAAACACACCGGGCCGGCTGGGCCTACTGGGTCCTCGCCCCCGGCATCTACCACTGGCGCGGCCGCACCGGTGAACAGTGGCGGGTCACCCCCGGCGGCACCTACGCCCTCGACACGCAGCCCTGCGCCGGCCCGACCGGCGGCGAGTCCGCCGACCCGCCCGACGAGTAGCCACCTCGCCCCGCACCCCGCCGATGAGCACCGATCGGCGGGGGCGTTGGCACGTCTCGACACGGATGGAGCCGCGTGGCGCGGGCGCAACGAGCGGAGTCAGCGTCGCGTCGTCGTCGGCGGCGGCTGCTGCTCCGGCAGGCCGTCGATCACGGCGCCGAACTCCTCCGCGGGCACGAAGTCGATCGACGCAACCAGCCGCTCCCACTCCTCGGGGGCGAGGGTGCCCTCGACCAGACCGGTGGCGACGACGTGCACGAAGTGGCCGTCCTCGACAGGGGTGATCGCGCTCCAGTGATGCACGCAGACGTCGCACTGCGCCTTTCCGCTGCCCTCGGACTCCGTGAGCTCCCAAACCTGCGCGGTCCGGCCGTCGACGCCGATGGTGCCTGCACGTTCGCCGCCCTGCGTCGTCTGGCCCTCGACGATCGAGTCGTACTCCTCAGCCTCCCGGACCTCGACGCTGAAGGTGAGCCCGCCCTCCGGGATCAACCGCATCGCAGCGATCGAGACGATCGGCCTGACGCCGGCGCCGTCGACCTCCCACCCGTCGGGCAGGTCGTGCAGGCCCGGGTAGAGACGCCCATCGCCCTCGGTCGGTAGGTCGATCGGCGCCTCGGACTCCTCCGACGAG
Proteins encoded in this region:
- a CDS encoding HNH endonuclease signature motif containing protein; protein product: MYPHCNRPAEACDLDHVIPHAKGGVTCPCNLAPVCRGHHRLKTHRAGWAYWVLAPGIYHWRGRTGEQWRVTPGGTYALDTQPCAGPTGGESADPPDE
- a CDS encoding GIY-YIG nuclease family protein, whose amino-acid sequence is MPWAYLLECDDGTYYAGSTVDLDARIWQHNHDDDLGAAYTRSRRPVVLVWSGWFDRIEDAYAFEKQIQGWNRRKRQALINNEWHQLPALSRRSAVQRRDAEADHPDPPSR